A genomic stretch from Phoenix dactylifera cultivar Barhee BC4 unplaced genomic scaffold, palm_55x_up_171113_PBpolish2nd_filt_p 000051F, whole genome shotgun sequence includes:
- the LOC103697325 gene encoding serine/arginine-rich SC35-like splicing factor SCL33, giving the protein MRERSYSYSPSPPRGYGRRGRSPSPRGRYGGRGRDLPTSLLVRNLRRDCRPEDLRRPFGQFGPLKDIYLPRDYYTGEPRGFGFVQYVDPNDAAEAKYQMDGQILLGRELTVVFAEENRKKPADMRARERVRGRTYDYRRSPRHSRSPRYFRSRSPRYARSPRYARSRSQSHSRSFYPPSPKRHYSRSISPQDRRSHRERSYSRSPAYSRDRRLHVHGSYSRSPAYSRSRSRSPVDDYPSKPSHRERSLSVSQ; this is encoded by the exons ATGAGGGAAAGAAGCTACAGTTATAGTCCATCACCACCAAGGGGTTATGGGAGAAGAGGTCGGAGCCCAAGCCCAAGAGGTCGTTATGGAGGCCGTGGTAGAGATCTTCCAACCAGTCTTCTAGTTAGGAATCTTCGTCGGGACTGTAG GCCTGAGGATCTTCGTAGGCCATTTGGGCAATTTGGCCCTCTCAAAGACATTTATTTGCCGCGTGATTATTACACCGG AGAGCCCCGAggatttggatttgtccaatatgTTGACCCAAATGATGCAGCTGAAGCGAAATATCAAATGGATGGGCAAATTCTACTTGGGAGGGAATTGACTGTTGTATTTGCAGAGGAAAACAGAAAGAAGCCAGCTGATATGAGGGCCAGAGAGAGAGTAAG GGGTCGAACATATGATTACCGGAGGTCACCTCGTCATTCACGTTCCCCTCGATATTTTCGCTCCCGATCCCCTCGTTACGCCCGTTCTCCACGCTATGCAAGGTCTCGGTCTCAGTCTCACAGCCGTAGTTTCTATCCACCTTCTCCTAAGCGACACTACTCAAG ATCTATTTCACCTCAAGATAGAAGGTCACACCGTGAGAGGTCATACTCACGCTCACCTGCATACAGTCGAGATAGAAGGTTGCACGTTCATGGGTCATACTCGCGCTCGCCTGCATACAGCAGGTCAAGGAGCAGGAGTCCAGTTGATGATTATCCGAGCAAGCCATCGCACAGAGAAAGGTCTCTATCTGTCAGCCAGTAG